The genomic DNA AAAGAAGTCGAAAAAGCACTTGTCGTTGTTGTTTTGAAGTTAATGTTTTATTCATGATCACATACCTCCATGTTCTACAAGTGCTTCTAATTGTTGACGATGATACATTTCTTTATACCATCCTTGTTCATTCATTAATTCATCATGTGTGCCCTTTTGAACAATTCTACCATCTTCTAATACAACTATTACATTTGCATGCGCAATAGCACTTAAACGATGAGATGTGATAATAGTTGTTTTACCCTCTCTCGTTTGTTTTAGGGCAGATAATATCATTTCTTCTGTTTTTGCATCAACTGCTGACAATGAATCGTCTAGTATCAAAACCTCTGGATTTACTATAAGTGCTCTAGCGATGGATATACGCTGTTTTTGTCCACCTGAAAGAGAAACACCTCTTTCTCCTACCATTGTCTCGTAACCTTCTGTAAAACTGACGATATCCTCATGGATTGAAGCAAGTTCTGCTGCCTGTATTATCTCTTGGTAGGTTGCATTTGGTTTAGCAAAAGCTATATTATCAGCAATTGTTGCAGAAAATAAGAAGTGATCTTGTGGGACATAACCGATTCCTTTTCTTAATGCTTCTAATGAATAAGTAGAAATTGAATGCTTACCAAATGTTATTTCTCCTTTATACCCTTCGAACTCTCTAATTAATAGTTTAAGCAGTGTTGTCTTTCCTGCACCTGTCTTACCAACAATCCCTAATGTCTCACCCTGTCTTAACGTTATTTGTATATCATTTAAGGTGATCTGTTCGTCCGAAAAAGCAAATTCCTTGATAGCATAGATAATATTACCGGAAGGTTGTTCATTCAATACTTCTTCACTATCTTTAATATCTACCTTCTCATTTAAAAGGCTAGAAACACGATCATAGGAGGCTCTCCCACGTTCAACAATATTAAACAGCCATCCGAAAGCTAACATTGGCCATATTAATAAACCCAAATATGTTGTAAACGAAATAAGTTGGCCTAATGTCATTTCATCAGTAAGTACAAAATAAGAACCAAAGGAAACTGCAAGGAAAAAAGAGAACCCCACAATCAATGAAATTGTCGGATCGAATAAGGCATCAATTTTAGCTACTTTCATATTCTTTCTAACAACTTCAGCGGATTCCTCACGAAAAGAATCAACATCATCCTGCTCATATCCAAACGTTTTTAACACTTTGATACCACTTACGCTTTCCTGAACTTTATCATTTAAAGATGAAAAAGCCTCCTGAGCCTTATGAAATCGTTTATGTAACAATGTACCATACCAACTTGTAGATAGTGCCATTAATGGCATTGGAATTAAACTAATGAGTGTAAGCTTCCAACTAATCGTTGCAGCCATCATAATTAATACAAATCCACCAGTAACTAAAGAATCGACCAAGGTCAGTACACCTGCACCCGCTGTCTGCTGAACAGCTTGAATATCGTTGGTCGAATGGGCCATAAGATCACCAATTCTACGCCTTTGGTAGAAGGATTGAGACATCTTAGTGAAGTGGCTATATAATTTTTCTCTTAACAATCGAGCTAACCTAACTGAAGCCCCAAATAGCATAATTCTCCAAAAAAATCGAACGATATAAACAGTAGTTGCTACAACCAACAATAGTCCAAGCCAGTTAGTAAGAATCTTCGTTGTTAACTGACCTTCAACAATTAAGTCTACGACCTTCCCAATGACAAATGGAGGGACTAGCTCTAATAAAGCTACGACACACAATAAAGAAATTCCTATCAAGTACGATTTCTTTTCTTGTTTAAAAAACCACATTAAATCTTTAAAAACTCGCATAAACTTTCCCCCACAACAACTTTTAAACGCTTAAATAGTTTATCAAATATTTAGAAAACAAGAAAGAAAAAAATAAAGACACTCAGTGACGAGTGCCTGTCCATCTTACTTATCCATTTGACCGTTCATTGCTTTTAGCATTTGATTGATTTTCTTTTGCGATGGTTTCATTCCCATTTGCATCATCATTACCTTAAGCATTTGCTCATTGATCGGTGGATTTTTCTTTAAGTAGTTCATCATGTATTTACGTGCAATGAAAAATCCTAGGGCTACCCCAGCAAGAAGTGCTAGAATACCTACTAGAATCGGTACCCAAATACCCATATTTCTTCCTCCTTCATGTTGTCTACATTACAGTGTACTAGACCAAGTGTAATTATACAATATTTGTTTACTAATTTCTCTATATTTTATAACATGTTTTCACACAAATTTTCTTTCTTTAATAGGGTTTAACCAACCATGGCGTTGTAATGTGAAATCCATCGCCAAAAAGCAGGAGTCATACTTTCTTAATACTTCAAAGAAAATGGTTTCAGCTTCATAACTGCCAGATGACTCTAGCAAAAGATATCGGTCATGTACTACTAGTCTCGCCTCACTATTGTTACTATTTATCATCAGTTTATGTACATTTCGCTCATTCAGGTAATCTGTTCGTTTTCTTAAAAGGCTATCAATACATTGGTGGATATGTAAAGTAGGAATTGGTCTAGTCACATAGTCGATTTGCTTTCGTAATTGAGCCTTATGTTTATTTTCAGCATTTTCACATTCACGGAAAAGTTCATAAATTTTCGTTTCACGACCGAAATAATGACTAGCAATTTCCTCTTCTATCAAATAAATATGATATCGTCGCATTCCCATCGCTCCCCGGTAATGTATAGTACTTCCATTATACAGGACAAGAAAAATTGATATTGTCTGAAAATGGAGAAAATATAGCACTACTTTTGTCGAAAACACCCGAAAGCGAAAGAAGTGCCAACTATTTACTCTATCATCAAGGTCCGTTTGATTTAAACATGCTTAATGTAAGTAATAATTGGCACTTTTTAAAGGAAATCCTATTTATTTAAAATTTTTCTCATTCGTGCTACAACATTCTGCACTGAGAATCCATACTCTTCCATAATTTTCGGTCCAGGAGCGGAAGCGCCAAAGTCATTAATTGCCAGCACTTCCCCCTCATCACCAGTATACTTTTCCCAGCCAAGCGATGATGCCATTTCAATTCCAAGACGTTTTTTAACTGACTTAGGTATTACTGAGTCTTTATATTCTTGAGTTTGTTGTTCAAAACGATCCCATGAAGGCATACTTACAACTGATACGTGAATTCCCTGGCCTGCTAGTTCTTGTTGAGCGCTGACCGCAAGATTTACCTCAGAACCAGAAGCGAGTAAAATCCCTTCAGGGTTATTATTTTGTGCCTCTGAAACAACATAAGCACCTTTTTTAACACCCTCATAGGCCTTTTCCCTTGTACCAGGAAGTGTCGGCAAATTTTGACGCGTTAGGACTAGTACGGTTGGCTTATCCGTTGACTCCACAGCTAATCTCCAAGCAGCAACTGTTTCATTACCATCTGCTGGACGAATAACTCCAAGGTGTGGCATTGCACGCAATGAAGGAAGCTGCTCAATAGGCTCATGAGTAGGTCCATCTTCTCCAACTGCAATGCTGTCATGTGTGAATACATAAGTAACCGGAAGTTTCATTAAAGCAGCCAATCGAATAGCAGGTCGTAAGTAATCAGAGAATACGAAGAATGTACCTCCATAAACTTTCACCCCACCATGTAGTGCCATTCCGTTAAGAGCAGCACCCATCGCAAACTCACGAACACCAAACCAAATGTTACGGCCACTATAATCTTCTGGAGTGAAATCATTTGCACCTTTAATCATTGTGTTGTTAGATCCAGCAAGGTCTGCTGATCCCCCAAAGAATTGTGGAACATGATTGGCGATAGCATTTAATGCTTCACCAGAGGATGCACGCGAAGCAAGGCTCTTTCCTACCTCATAAGTGGGTAATTGAGTTTCCCAGCCTTCTGGTAGTTTTCCGGAAATCGCTGCATCTAATTGATTACCTAGCTCGGGATATTTTTCTTTATACTGAGAGAACAATTGATTCCATTCTTGTTCTTTCTTTTTACCTGGCTCAAGGATTGTTGAATGGAAATGTGAGTAAACCTCTTCAGGAACATGAAAATCATTATCAAAAGTCCAATTGTAGGTTTCTTTGGTAAGTTTTGTCTCATCTACTCCTAAAGGTGCGCCATGAACTCCTGATGTACCAGCTCTGTTTGGCGATCCGTATCCAATTGTAGTCTTAACTTCAATTAAAGTAGGACGGGATAGATCCCCTTTTGCCTCTTCAATTGCCCTTGAAATCTCCTCAATACTATTTCCATCTTCTACACGGATATATTGCCAGCCATATGAATCAAAACGCTTCTGAACACTCTCTGAGAATGAGCGATCTAAATCCCCATCCAAAGAGATGTCATTTGAATCATATAAAACAACTAATTTTCCTAATTTCAGGTGGCCAGCTAGTGACGCAGCCTCAGCAGAAACACCTTCCATTAAATCACCATCACCACAAATACTATATGTAAAATGATCAACTACTTCAAAACTTTCTTTATTATAGGTTTTAGCCAAGTGACGTTCTGCCATCGCCATACCAACCGCCATCGCAATACCTTGTCCAAGTGGACCAGTTGTTGCATCTACTCCAGGGGTATGACCAAATTCAGGATGTCCAGGCGTTTTACTACCCCATTGTCTGAATCCTTTTAAATCGTCAATCGAAAGCTCATATCCACTTAAGTGTAATAAACTATAAAGTAACATTGAACCATGGCCAGCAGATAATACAAATCGGTCACGATTAAACCATTCAGGGTTGCTTGGACTAATGTTCATGTGTTGTGTCCATAGTGAATATGCCATAGGCGCGGCACCCATCGGCATTCCCGGATGACCTGAATTTGCCTTTTCAATCGCGTCAATTGATAGTGTACGAATCGAACCAATTGCCAAATCTTCAATAGTATGTGTCATTTGTAACGTTCATCCTTTCTAATAAAACCTCTATGTATACTCTACTATCATATATTGACGAAGAAAAATGCACAACTCTTCTTCACTGAATTGTCAAGATTTAATTTCATCGCCAATATGAGTAGTATGCACAATAAATAAGAATACATAGCATAATACCTATGTATTCTTCCAATAAATAATTTAATTTAATCGTTGATTTTTACTCTTTTTTAGCTTTTCAGGAGTAACGTCTGTACCAGTTGGATCAACAATTTTTACGGTATGAAGAGTATCTGTCATTGAATTTCTAAAGGTTTGTATATATTCTTTACGTAATCCTTGCTGCTCAACCACTTCTTCAGGAGTTAAGCCTTCATTTTTTGATTTTTTTGAAAGCTCATTAATTCGAGCAATTTTTTCTTTTGATAGCATGTTGAAAACCCCTCTTAGAACATTTATGGATAGTTTCCATCTTACTAAAGTAAGGTGGGGTTTACAAGCTATCAGACTTATAGAATTCTTTTGCCCTCAAATTTTAACTATACTTTGTAATAGCTTATTCACTTGCATATGTATGAAGTTTATCAAGATCTTCGATGGATTTAATTGGAATGAAAAGTGTATCGCCTGGCTTTAATTGATTTGAGTCTACCCCGTTATTTGTTTCTACCCAAATAACAAAGTCAGAAAAACTAAGGTTGTGCTGTTCTTTAAATGCGTTGTTTATTTCCCATAAAGTATCACCATGATTTATTGTAATCTCTAGATAACTCTCTTGGTTATGTGTTTTTATAGTAGAATCACTAATTGCAAAAGACATAGCGATTAATAAAAATGTAAATAAAACATAATAGATTCCTGATATTTTTCTTTCTTTCATATTAATTACCCCCAACACGAATATTTGTTCGTATGTTTATATTTACAGTATAATACGAACAAACGTTTTGAGTCAACGTCTTTTTTCGAACTTATGTTTGTACTAATAGGAAAATCATGCTATAATCTAGTTAATTAATAGAAGATACGAGGTGCAAGCGTATGACAAAAATATCAAAGAGGCAACAGGATATCTTAAACTTTATTAAAGAAGAAGTTAAAGCAAAAGGATATCCGCCTTCTGTTCGTGAAATTGGAGAGGCAGTCGGTCTAGCGTCTAGTTCAACAGTTCATGGTCATTTATCTAGGTTAGAAAGTAAAGGATTGATTCGTAGAGATCCTACCAAACCTAGAGCAATTGAAATACTAGAACTAGACTCATCTAGCCATATTCCCAAAAGCAACGTAATAAACGTTCCAATTATCGGTAAGGTTACTGCAGGGCTCCCTATAACAGCCGTTGAAAATATCGAAGAGTTTTTCCCACTACCAGATCGGTTTGTATCTCCTGACGACAATGTATTCATGTTAGAAATTATGGGGGAAAGTATGATTGAAGCCGGAATTCTTGATGGAGATTTAGTTATCGTACGCCAACAACAAACAGCCAATAATGGAGATATTGTTGTAGCTATGACTGAGGATGATGAGGCAACGGTTAAGCGTTTCTTTAAAGAGAAGGACTATATTCGTTTGCAACCTGAGAATTCAAGTTTAGAACCTATTATCCTACGAAATGTCTCAATCTTAGGAAAGGTAATTGGTGTATATCGTACAGTTCACTAAGCAAAAAGGAAGACTGCTATAATCATGCGGTCTTCCTTTTTTATGGTTTATGAGATTATATTATAAAAGGCCTCCTAACATAGTCAGGAGGCAGATATTTTTTAGTACATTGACATATATTGTTCTCTTTCCCAAGGATGAACCTGCGTACGGAACATATCCCATTCAATCTCTTTAGCTTCTACAAAGTGTTCGAATAAGTGTTCGCCTAGTGCATTTATGATAACTTCGTCTTTTTTAAGCTGATCAAGAGCTTGAGCTAAAGTCGCTGGAAGATCTTCAATTCCTGCTTCTAGACGCTCTGCTTTGTTCATTACATAAATATTACGATCAATAGGTGCTGGAGGAGTTAATTTATTCTTAATTCCATCAAGGCCAGCAGCTAAAAGTACTGCCATAGCTAAATATGGGTTCGCTGCAGGGTCTACACTTCTAACCTCAACACGAGTACTTACTCCACGTGAAGCAGGAATACGAATAAGTGGACTTCTATTACGAGCAGACCACGCTACATAACAAGGTGCTTCATAACCAGGAACTAAACGCTTATATGAATTTACAGTAGGGTTTGTTACAGCTGTAAATCCAGGTGCATGCTTAAGGACACCAGCAATAAATTGACGAGCAGTATCACTAAGTTCTAAATTACCTGAAGTGTCATAGAATGCATTTTTTCCGTTACTAAATAATGAAACGTTACAGTGCATTCCTGATCCATTCACTCCGAATAATGGTTTTGGCATGAACGTAGCATGAAGCCCATGTTTACGAGCAATTGTTTTTACTACTAATTTGAAAGTTTGAATATCATCACATGCTTTTAATGCATTTGCATATTTAAAATCAATTTCGTGTTGACCAGGTGCTACTTCGTGGTGAGAAGCTTCAACTTCAAAGCCCATCTCTTCTAGTTCCAGTACGATATCACGACGACAATTTTCACCTAAGTCCGTTGGAGCAAGGTCAAAATAACCACCATTATCATTCAATTCTAGAGTAGGTTCACCTTTTGCATCTAATTTGAATAAGAAGAATTCTGGCTCTGGCCCTAAGTTAAAATCTGTAAATCCTAATTCTTCCATCTCTTTTAACATGCGTTTTAAATTCGTACGTGGATCACCTGCAAATGGTGTTCCATCTGCATTATAGATATCACAAATTAGTCGTGCTACCTTCCCTTTTTCGGCAGTCCAAGGGAAGATTACCCAAGTATCTAAATCTGGAAATAGATACATATCAGATTCTTCAATTCTAACAAATCCTTCAATTGATGAACCATCAAACATCATTTTATTATCAAGTGCTTTTTCAAGTTGGCTAACTGGAATCTCAACATTCTTAATTGTCCCAAGGATATCCGTAAATTGTAGACGAATATACTTAACATTTTCTTCCTTTACAATGCGAAAAATATCTTCTTTAGAAAACTTTGCCATATTAATACTTCCCCCTTAAAAATTTTAAAATGTATTGCGTAATCAATTAATGAAAAAATCTAGACATATCACCTTGTCTTAAGGTAGATCTGTTAAACCTTCCTGCATCAATTAATTCTGCTTTTAATAGTTTCCTCAATTCGATATCAGATAGGTCTTTTTTAACTGGCTTATCTTCAATCATTTTTTGTTGTTCTACTTGCTTTTTCATTTCAAAGAGTTGTTTGATTCCAGCTAAGTTTACCCCTTGCTCAATTAATTTCTTAATCTCAAGGAGACGGTCAACATCATTAAAGGAAAACATCCTTCTATTACCTTCTGTCCTTGCCGGAAAAATTAATTTATTTTCTTCATAGTAGCGGATTTGCCGAGCAGACAACTCTGTTAATTGCATCACTATTCCGATTGGAAACAAAGGCATAGATCGTCTCATGTCGTCACTCACAGCAGTTCCTCCTTTTTCCTTGTATAACCACATTATATGTCATGTCAGAAAAAGTGTCAACATCATGTAAGGAAATCTAACATGGTTTTTTAAAAAAATAAAAAGGACAACTTAAGTTATCCTTTTCCTTAAATTTTTATTAACTTTTTAGAAATTAATTGATCTATTGCAGTACATATTGCAATTTTCACATGGGAATATGTTAATCCCCCCTGTACATAAGCTACGTATGGTGGTCGAAGTGGTCCGTCTGCAGTTAGTTCGATACTCGCACCTTGAATGAAGGTACCAGCTGCCATTATAACGTCATCTTCGTAACCAGGCATGTACGCAGGGTAAGGTGTTACATGAGAATTGATAGGCGAAGTATATTGAATTGACTGACAAAAGGCAACCATCATGTCTCTGTCATTAAACTGCACAGATTGTATCAAGTCTGTTCTCTCACTGTCCCATTTCGGATGGGTATTTAGGCCAATTTCCTCTAAAATTGCAGAGGTAAAGATTGCTCCTTTTAATGCTTGTCCCACAACATGTGGTGCAAGAAAAAATCCTTGATACATTTCCTGCAAGCTATATAGAGACGCACCCGCTTCTGCACCAATGCCCGGTGAGGTCATTCGGTAGGAACACGCTTCAACATATTCTTTCTTCCCTACAATGTAACCCCCTGTTTTAGCAAGACCGCCACCTGGGTTTTTAATAAGTGAGCCCGCCATCAAATCAGCTCCAACATGACAAGGTTCAAGCTCTTCCACGAATTCTCCATAGCAGTTATCAACAAAAACGACAACATCAGGATTTATTTCTTTAACGAATGATATCATTTCTTTTATTTGCTCTATTGTAAAGGATGGTCTTGTCGCATATCCTTTTGATCGTTGAATTCCTATCATTTTTGTATTACTCTTCATTGCCTTTTGAACAGCTTCAAAGTCTACAGTGCCCTCTTCTGTTAAATAAACCGTATTATAGCTAATATTAAATTCCTTCAACGAACCTACACCAGTACCACGTAACCCCACAATTTCCTCGAGTGTATCATAAGGCCGGCCTGTAATATATAGCAATTCATCATTAGGGCGCAAAATTCCGAATAAGGAGATGGAAATAGCATGAGTCCCTGAGATAATTTGGGGTCTAACAAGAGCAGTTTCCCCTCCAAGCACATCTGCGTACACCTTCTCAAGTGTATCTCTCCCAATATCATCATACCCATATCCTGTAGACGGAATGAAGTGTGAGTCGCTCACCTTATACTTTTGTAAACTTTTTATTACTCGATACTGATTTACCTCTATTCTTTGATCTACCTGTTTGTGTTGCTCGACAATTTTTTCTTCTACCTTTGATACTAAACGTTTTAAAAATTCCCCATTATTTAATTGTGCAAACATCATTTTCTCCTTTTACGCTTGAAAATTCTTTAGTTGTCCAGTTAGTGAGTGACTAGGCAAAATAAATCCATTACACTCGTACATTTCAGTACTATCATTATAATGTAAATCCTTAAGAATCGTATCACTTTTTAAGCTAGCTAGTAATTTTCCTTCTGTACTAGGTAATGAAACTCGGTATTCGTTCATCATATGAATCATTTCATCTTCTACCTTTAACTTAAGGTCAAGGAGATCATTTTGATCAAATGC from Cytobacillus luteolus includes the following:
- a CDS encoding YneF family protein, with the translated sequence MGIWVPILVGILALLAGVALGFFIARKYMMNYLKKNPPINEQMLKVMMMQMGMKPSQKKINQMLKAMNGQMDK
- a CDS encoding MerR family transcriptional regulator, with the translated sequence MSDDMRRSMPLFPIGIVMQLTELSARQIRYYEENKLIFPARTEGNRRMFSFNDVDRLLEIKKLIEQGVNLAGIKQLFEMKKQVEQQKMIEDKPVKKDLSDIELRKLLKAELIDAGRFNRSTLRQGDMSRFFH
- a CDS encoding ABC transporter transmembrane domain-containing protein; the protein is MRVFKDLMWFFKQEKKSYLIGISLLCVVALLELVPPFVIGKVVDLIVEGQLTTKILTNWLGLLLVVATTVYIVRFFWRIMLFGASVRLARLLREKLYSHFTKMSQSFYQRRRIGDLMAHSTNDIQAVQQTAGAGVLTLVDSLVTGGFVLIMMAATISWKLTLISLIPMPLMALSTSWYGTLLHKRFHKAQEAFSSLNDKVQESVSGIKVLKTFGYEQDDVDSFREESAEVVRKNMKVAKIDALFDPTISLIVGFSFFLAVSFGSYFVLTDEMTLGQLISFTTYLGLLIWPMLAFGWLFNIVERGRASYDRVSSLLNEKVDIKDSEEVLNEQPSGNIIYAIKEFAFSDEQITLNDIQITLRQGETLGIVGKTGAGKTTLLKLLIREFEGYKGEITFGKHSISTYSLEALRKGIGYVPQDHFLFSATIADNIAFAKPNATYQEIIQAAELASIHEDIVSFTEGYETMVGERGVSLSGGQKQRISIARALIVNPEVLILDDSLSAVDAKTEEMILSALKQTREGKTTIITSHRLSAIAHANVIVVLEDGRIVQKGTHDELMNEQGWYKEMYHRQQLEALVEHGGM
- a CDS encoding DUF896 domain-containing protein — translated: MLSKEKIARINELSKKSKNEGLTPEEVVEQQGLRKEYIQTFRNSMTDTLHTVKIVDPTGTDVTPEKLKKSKNQRLN
- the tkt gene encoding transketolase: MTHTIEDLAIGSIRTLSIDAIEKANSGHPGMPMGAAPMAYSLWTQHMNISPSNPEWFNRDRFVLSAGHGSMLLYSLLHLSGYELSIDDLKGFRQWGSKTPGHPEFGHTPGVDATTGPLGQGIAMAVGMAMAERHLAKTYNKESFEVVDHFTYSICGDGDLMEGVSAEAASLAGHLKLGKLVVLYDSNDISLDGDLDRSFSESVQKRFDSYGWQYIRVEDGNSIEEISRAIEEAKGDLSRPTLIEVKTTIGYGSPNRAGTSGVHGAPLGVDETKLTKETYNWTFDNDFHVPEEVYSHFHSTILEPGKKKEQEWNQLFSQYKEKYPELGNQLDAAISGKLPEGWETQLPTYEVGKSLASRASSGEALNAIANHVPQFFGGSADLAGSNNTMIKGANDFTPEDYSGRNIWFGVREFAMGAALNGMALHGGVKVYGGTFFVFSDYLRPAIRLAALMKLPVTYVFTHDSIAVGEDGPTHEPIEQLPSLRAMPHLGVIRPADGNETVAAWRLAVESTDKPTVLVLTRQNLPTLPGTREKAYEGVKKGAYVVSEAQNNNPEGILLASGSEVNLAVSAQQELAGQGIHVSVVSMPSWDRFEQQTQEYKDSVIPKSVKKRLGIEMASSLGWEKYTGDEGEVLAINDFGASAPGPKIMEEYGFSVQNVVARMRKILNK
- the sirA gene encoding sporulation inhibitor of replication protein SirA, which produces MRRYHIYLIEEEIASHYFGRETKIYELFRECENAENKHKAQLRKQIDYVTRPIPTLHIHQCIDSLLRKRTDYLNERNVHKLMINSNNSEARLVVHDRYLLLESSGSYEAETIFFEVLRKYDSCFLAMDFTLQRHGWLNPIKERKFV
- the glnA gene encoding type I glutamate--ammonia ligase, whose product is MAKFSKEDIFRIVKEENVKYIRLQFTDILGTIKNVEIPVSQLEKALDNKMMFDGSSIEGFVRIEESDMYLFPDLDTWVIFPWTAEKGKVARLICDIYNADGTPFAGDPRTNLKRMLKEMEELGFTDFNLGPEPEFFLFKLDAKGEPTLELNDNGGYFDLAPTDLGENCRRDIVLELEEMGFEVEASHHEVAPGQHEIDFKYANALKACDDIQTFKLVVKTIARKHGLHATFMPKPLFGVNGSGMHCNVSLFSNGKNAFYDTSGNLELSDTARQFIAGVLKHAPGFTAVTNPTVNSYKRLVPGYEAPCYVAWSARNRSPLIRIPASRGVSTRVEVRSVDPAANPYLAMAVLLAAGLDGIKNKLTPPAPIDRNIYVMNKAERLEAGIEDLPATLAQALDQLKKDEVIINALGEHLFEHFVEAKEIEWDMFRTQVHPWEREQYMSMY
- a CDS encoding aminotransferase class I/II-fold pyridoxal phosphate-dependent enzyme, yielding MFAQLNNGEFLKRLVSKVEEKIVEQHKQVDQRIEVNQYRVIKSLQKYKVSDSHFIPSTGYGYDDIGRDTLEKVYADVLGGETALVRPQIISGTHAISISLFGILRPNDELLYITGRPYDTLEEIVGLRGTGVGSLKEFNISYNTVYLTEEGTVDFEAVQKAMKSNTKMIGIQRSKGYATRPSFTIEQIKEMISFVKEINPDVVVFVDNCYGEFVEELEPCHVGADLMAGSLIKNPGGGLAKTGGYIVGKKEYVEACSYRMTSPGIGAEAGASLYSLQEMYQGFFLAPHVVGQALKGAIFTSAILEEIGLNTHPKWDSERTDLIQSVQFNDRDMMVAFCQSIQYTSPINSHVTPYPAYMPGYEDDVIMAAGTFIQGASIELTADGPLRPPYVAYVQGGLTYSHVKIAICTAIDQLISKKLIKI
- a CDS encoding cell division suppressor protein YneA, yielding MKERKISGIYYVLFTFLLIAMSFAISDSTIKTHNQESYLEITINHGDTLWEINNAFKEQHNLSFSDFVIWVETNNGVDSNQLKPGDTLFIPIKSIEDLDKLHTYASE
- the lexA gene encoding transcriptional repressor LexA, whose amino-acid sequence is MTKISKRQQDILNFIKEEVKAKGYPPSVREIGEAVGLASSSTVHGHLSRLESKGLIRRDPTKPRAIEILELDSSSHIPKSNVINVPIIGKVTAGLPITAVENIEEFFPLPDRFVSPDDNVFMLEIMGESMIEAGILDGDLVIVRQQQTANNGDIVVAMTEDDEATVKRFFKEKDYIRLQPENSSLEPIILRNVSILGKVIGVYRTVH